TTCCTTCATCAGATAACATGATATCAGGGTCTGCTTTTAAGCCTGATGACGTCATTACTTCGCTTAGTGGGAAAACAATTGAAGTGTTGAATACCGATGCAGAAGGAAGGTTAGCTCTTGCAGATGGTATCACTTTAGCCAAACAAAGAAAGGCCAGCAGGTTAATTGACGTAGCTACACTCACAGGAGGAGTGGTGACAGCTTTAGGCTCCTGGATGACGGGGGCTATGACGAATCATGAGGAATTCTTTAAGGAACTCCAGAAAATGGGCGAATTTATGGGAGAACCGATCTGGCAGCTGCCTTATAATGATGATTACAAGGCTCAAGTGAGAAAAAGCAATATTGCTGATTTGAATAATTCCCCCACGAGAAAAGCACACCCTATTATGGGTGGGGCTTTTATCGGTGAATTTGCAGGAGAAACTCCATGGATCCATCTTGATATTGCCGGTACTTCAGAAGCGGATTCCCCGCATGATTTAGGACCAAAAGGCCCGACTGGAGTCATGGCTAAAACGTTAGCTGCTTATATTCTCAAATAAAGGATGAAGAATAACACGCACCCGGCATAGTCCGGGTGCATTTTTGTCTTGGGAAGAAAGGCACACTTTCTTTGGGAGCGGTATAGGATACAAGGAAGAACGACGCAGAGGAAGTGGTTATGATCGATCAGCCTGTATTTCTGAACAAAGATGAGCCTGACAGGAAGACACTGAGAACAACGCCATCGTTAAGTCAAGAACTAATTAAAGCGGTAGGAACTCATATGATTGTACAAACGGTTGATCATATGTATATAGGGAAATTAGAGGAATGTACAAAGGGGTTGATTTACATGAGAATTGGTGATCGGGTGCTGATGATTAGTGTCAAGAACATCGTAAATATCTTTCCAAAACCATAAGAAACCCGTTACTATATAGAGTAACGGGTGATCAATTTCTGAATTTACTTAATCTTTAACTGCAGCTTCAAGAGCAACCTCAATCATCTCATTGAAAGTAGTCTGACGTTCTTCTGCAGAGGTTTCCTGTCCGGTAAGGATGTGGTCGCTTACGGTCAAAACGGACAAGGCCTGCCGTCCGAATTTGGCAGCTAGTGTATAAAGCGCAGTAGTCTCCATCTCAACAGCGAGAACATTATAATTAGCTAACAGATTAAAAGTATCCATAGCGTTATCCCGATAAAAGCTGTCACTCGTAAAGACATTTCCAACGCGTAATTTTAATCCTTTTTCAAGTCCGGAATCATAAGCATTTTTTAATAACTCGAAATCAGCAGTTGGGGCAAAATCTATCCCGCCAAATACCATCCGGTTCATTTGAGAATCTGTAGTTGAAGTCGAAGCAAGAATCACGTCCCGGACTTCAACGTCCTTTTGCAGGGCACCGCACGTCCCAACGCGAATTAGTTTTTGTACATCAAAGCTTTCCATTAGTTCATTAATATAAATGGAAATGGAAGGAACACCCATTCCAGTACCTTGGACGGAGATGCGTTCTCCTTTGTATGTACCAGTATAGCCGTACATACCACGGACTTCGTTATAACATACAGGGTTTTCAAGAAAATTCTCGGCAATGTATTTCGCTCTCAACGGGTCCCCGGGTAAAAGGATTTTATCGGCAATGTCTCCATGATTGGCTCCAATATGTGTTGTCATTTCATAAACCCCCTTGTAATATTCAGGCTATTTTAAATTACCATACAGAAAGAAAGAAAACAAACACTGCTGGGATCAGGCTCCTGCCAACACACCTTCGGAAAAAGAAGGGTACAATAACATAACCGTGCAAATGCTAAGCGGGAGAAAAGAACGGAAAATAGTGAAACGGAAAGGTGTGTTCGTATGAATATTTCCATATCTAAACTTCCTGGGATCGGCCAGAAAATATCATTAATTACCGGTGAAGACAGCATGCTTGTCTTAATTGTGCACCATACTGGCAAGCGGGAGCTTTATTTCTTTGAAGATGCGGATAGTGAAGAAGCTGACTTTGCCATGGATTTAACCTCTGATGAAACCCGGGAATTAGGTGCACAGCTTCTCGGGGCGACTTACCAGCCTGTAGATGCAGATAAGTTAAAAATTTTCAAGAATCAAATTGTTATTGATTGGGTGGAACTAAAAGAAAAGTCGAGTATCGCGTATCAAACTATTGAAGAGTCTGAAATTAGAAACCGTACAGGAGCGACCATTATTGGAATCGTAAAAGGAGACGAAACAATTGCTATACCGGAAGCAGACACACGGCTGCAGCCCGGAGATGTCATTATGACTATCGGAAAACAAGATCAAATTGACAGCTTGTCCGCTTTGTGCAAAGGAGAGGAATGATGCCCCGTGCCTACTGATATTCC
This Halobacillus salinarum DNA region includes the following protein-coding sequences:
- the deoD gene encoding purine-nucleoside phosphorylase, translating into MTTHIGANHGDIADKILLPGDPLRAKYIAENFLENPVCYNEVRGMYGYTGTYKGERISVQGTGMGVPSISIYINELMESFDVQKLIRVGTCGALQKDVEVRDVILASTSTTDSQMNRMVFGGIDFAPTADFELLKNAYDSGLEKGLKLRVGNVFTSDSFYRDNAMDTFNLLANYNVLAVEMETTALYTLAAKFGRQALSVLTVSDHILTGQETSAEERQTTFNEMIEVALEAAVKD
- a CDS encoding cation:proton antiporter regulatory subunit; this translates as MNISISKLPGIGQKISLITGEDSMLVLIVHHTGKRELYFFEDADSEEADFAMDLTSDETRELGAQLLGATYQPVDADKLKIFKNQIVIDWVELKEKSSIAYQTIEESEIRNRTGATIIGIVKGDETIAIPEADTRLQPGDVIMTIGKQDQIDSLSALCKGEE